ACCTACGGCGGGACGCCCCCCTGTCTCGCGCCCTACTTCGCCGCCAAGGCCGCGATGGACCACCTGGCCAAGAGCTACGCGGTGGAGCTGTCCCGCTTCGGCATCGACACGGCCATCGTCGTCCCCGGCGCGTTCACGTCCGGCACCAACCACTTCGCCCACGCCATGCACCCGCAGGACACCGGCACCGCCGAGGCCTACGAGGCGCTGTACGGGGGGCTGATGGAGGACGTCGGCAAGCGGCTGGCGGCCCTCGCGCCCGAGGACGCCGACGTCGGGCAGGTCGCCCGGGCCATCACCGAGATCGTCGACATGCCGAAGGGGCGGCGGCCCTTCCGCACCACGATCGACCCCGCCGACGACGGCTCCGAGACGGTCAGCGACGTCGCCGACCGCGTCCGCGCCGACTTCTACGGCCGCATCGGCCTGGCCGACCTGCTCACCACCCGCGTCGACGACTGAGCCCTCCCGGGTCACCGTCCGCCCGCCGCCCGTCCGCCCGCCGCCCGTCGGCCCGCCGCCCGCCGCCCGCCGCCCGCGGGCCCGGGCCCCGGGCCGCGGGCCGATGTGACGACGGGCCGCGGGCCGACGGGCGGACCGGCCGCGCCCGCCGGGAACGCGACAGCACGCCGCCCCCTCAGAACGGATACCACCGCACCGTCTCGTCCCCGTCCCGCAGGGACGCCACCCGCCGCTCGAACTCGGCCAGTGCCTTGGGGTTGCTCGGCGCGTGCTGGGCCACCCAGGCGCAGCTGGCCGTCTCGCGCGCCCCGCGCAGCACCGCGCCCCCCTCCCAGGAGCGCACGTCCCAGCCGTAGGCCTCGGTGAAGGCGTCGTAGGCCTCGGCCGGAAGCCCGTAGCGGTCGCGGGAGAGGGCCATCACCACCAGGTCGTGCTCGCGCAGGTCGGCGGAGAACGTCTCGAGGTCGACCAGGACCGGCCCGTCGGGGCCGACGTGCACATTGCGGGGCAGCGCGTCCCCGTGGATCGGGCCGGGCGGCAGATGCGGGGTGAGCGCGGCGGCGGTGACCGCGAAGGCGTCGCGCCGCTCGCGCAGATACGCCGCGTCCGCCGGGTCGATCGCGTCGCCGGCGAGCCGCAGCCACCGTTCGACACCGCCCAGCAGATCGCGGGCCGGCAGGGGGAAGGAGGGGGCGGGCAGCGCGTGGACGACCCGTAGCAGTTCGGCCAGATCCCGGGGCTCGGCGGGCCGTACGGAATCGGCCAGCCGGTGCCACACCGTCACCGGGTGCCCCTCGACGAGCAGGGCCGTGTCCCCGGCCGCCCGGACCGCGGGGACACCGGCGTCGGCCAGCCACAGCGCGACGGCCAGCTCCCGGCGTGCCCGGTCGAGCAGTTCGGCGTCACGGCCCACCTTGACGACCAGGTCACCGGCGGCGAACACCGCGTTCTCGCCGAGGGCGAGGAGCCGCGCGTCGCGCGCCGGACCGGGCAGTACCCCCGCCGCGTCCAGTACGTCCCGCGCCCGTGCCTCGTCCATCGTCCGCCTCCGTGGTCCCTCGTCGTGGGCCGCCGGCCCGTGTCCCGCGCTGTCGCGTTCCCGCCGTTCGTCGGCCAGTGTCGCATTCGCACAGGTCGGACGGTGTGCGCGGTGCCTTGACGACCCGCATCGGCTTCACGACCATGACGGGGGCCCGCCGGGCTTCGCAACGTCACGAGCCGTGCGAAGGAGCCGCTTGGTGACACGGGTGACCGAGGTGCGGCGTCGTCCCGCGCCCCGCGCGCCGAGCCGGGACCGCGAGCGGCGTGCCGGCGACCGTGGCGCGTGGCTGCTGGTGCTGCCCGCGCTGGACGATCCACGAGCAGGTCAACACCGACTCCAGCGCGTCGGCCTCGACCCTGGGCAGCGGCGGTTCGGACACGCTGCCCGGCTTCTTCGGCGGCAAGTACGCGATGGTTCCGCTCGGGTTCTCGTACCGCCAGCAGATCGTGCAGCAGGCGCCGGAGGGCTTCGACTGGCAGGTGCTGCCGGCCCCGGCCGGCGCCGACGGGCTCACCCAGGGCGTCAGCCCGCAGACCCTCTCCATCGCCGAGGACAGCCCGTACAAGAAGGAGGCGGCCGCCTTCATCGACTTCCTGCTGCGACCGGAGAACATGGTGCGCCTCGCCCTGGGTGACTGGATGCTGCCCACCGGCACGCAGGCCCTGAAGGACCCCGCCCTGCGCACCACCCGGCACGACTGGGCCACCGGTAGCGCCCTCGCCGCCCACCTCCGCCCGGCGCCGGCGCAGTCCGTGCGGGGATACCCGGAGTGGAAGGACAAGGTGGCGACACCGGCGTTCCAGGAGTACTACAGCGGCGCGATCGGCCTGGGCGAACTGCGCCGACGGCTGGAGGAGGACGGGAACCTGGTGCTGGCGCGCTACCAGCGGTGAGCGGGCACACGGCGCGGTACCGGCGCCGACGGGGTCATTGAATTGCACGAGACGTCTCGTCTCGCTTAAGGTCGGGGCATGACCCACATCGCCATGTTCTCCATCGCCGCCCACGGGCACGTGAACCCGAGTCTCGAGGTGATCCGCGAACTCGTCGCGCGCGGGCACCGGGTGACGTACGCGATCCCCCCGGCGTTCGCGGACAAGGTCGCCGAGACCGGTGCCGAGGTGAAGCTCTGGAACTCGACGCTGCCCTCGCCCGACGACGATCCGGAGGCGTGGGGCACCACCCTGCTGGACAATGTCGAGCCCTTCCTGAACGACGCGATCCAGGCCCTGCCGCAGCTGATCGCGGCGTACGAGGGCGACGAACCGGACCTCGTGCTGCACGACATCAGCTCCTACCCGGCCCGCGTGCTGGCCCACCGCTGGGGCGTGCCGGCCGTCTCCCTCTCGCCGAACCTCGTCGCCTGGGACGGCTACGAGGAGGAGGTCGCCGAGCCGATGTGGCAGGAGCCGAGGAAGACCGAGCGCGGCCGGGCCTACTACGCGCGGTTCCAGGCCTGGCTGGAGGAGAACGGGATCCACCAGCATCCCGACCCGTTCGCCGGCCGCCCGGCCCGCTCCCTCGTGCTGATTCCCAGGGCGCTCCAGCCGAACGCGGACCGGGTCGACGAGACCGTGCACACCTTCGTCGGCGCCTGCCAGGGCGACCGGGCCGCGGAGGGCGACTGGCAGCGGCCCGCCGACGCCGAGAAGGTCGTCCTCGTCTCGCTCGGCTCGGCCTTCACCAAGCAGCCGGGGTTCTACAGACAGTGCGTGGAGGCGTTCGCCGGGCTGCCGGGCTGGCACCTGGTCCTCCAGATCGGCAAGCACGTCGACCCCGCCGAACTGGGCCGGGTGCCGGACACCGTGGAGGTGCGGTCCTGGGTGCCGCAGCTCGCCGTCCTGAAGCAGGCCGACCTGTTCGTCACGCACGCGGGCGCGGGCGGCAGCCAGGAGGGCCTGGCCACGGCCACCCCGATGATCGCCGTACCGCAGGCGGCCGACCAGTTCGGCAACGCGGACATGCTCCAGGGCCTCGGTGTCGCACGCCATGTCCCGGCCGAGGAGGCCACCGCCGGCACGCTCCGCGAGGCGGCCCTCGCGCTCGTCGACGACCCCGAGGTGGGCCGCCGGCTGGCAGAGCTCCGGGCGGAGATGGCGAAGGAGGGCGGTACGCGGCGAGCGGCCGACCTGATCGAGGCGGAACTCGCCGCGGCACGCGCGTGAGGGGCGTGCGCACACGGCCGAGGGCCCGCCGGCTCCCCTGGAGCCGGCGGGCCCTCGGCCGCCCCTTCGCGCGCCCGACTCGCGGGATCAGACCCGCACCCGCTCGCCTTCCTCCACCACGGGCGTCCGCGACGTCCCCGTCACCGCGTCGGCGGCCTCGTCGTGCGTCAGGTCCGGCAGCCGGTTCAGCCACTTCGGCAGGTACCAGTTGCGCTCCCCGAGCAGCGCCATCACCGCCGGCAGCAGCACCCCCCGGATGACCGTGGCGTCGATGAGCACCGCCGCCGCCAGGCCGACGCCCATCTGCTTCATGGACTGCATGGACAGCGTGCCGAAGATCGCGAACACGGCGACCATGATGACCGCGGCGCTGGTCACGACCCCCGCCGTGGTGACCACGCCGTGCGTGATGGCGTCCTTCGTCGTACGGCCGCGCAGCCGCGCCTCACGGATCCGCGAGACCACGAACACGTGGTAGTCCATCGACAGGCCGAACAGGATCACGAACAGGAACAGCGGCAGCCAGCTGACGATGGCGCCGACGCCCTCCGCGCCCACCAGCGACGCGCCCCAGCCGTGCTGGAACACGGCGACCAGGATGCCGTAGGCCGCGCCCACCGACAGCAGGTTCAGCACGATCGAGGTGATCGCGACGGTCAGCGAGCGGAACGACAGCAGCATCAGCAGGAAGGCGAACACCACGACGAACGCGAAGACCGGGGCGACCGAACCGACGAGCTGGTCGTTGAAGTCCTTCGACCCGGCGACCTGCCCGGTGATCGGCGCCTCGACCCCGTCGACCTTCCCGAGCGTCGCCGGCCGTACCTCGTCGCGGAGTTTGTCCAGGCTGGCGCCCGCCTCGTCCAGGTCGGAGCCGCCGACCAGCGGGACGTAGACGAACGCGACGTTCTTCGCGTCGTCCAGCCTGATGTCGACCGGGCCGCGCGAGGCGCCCGAACTGACCGCCCGCTCACGGAAGTCGGCGAGCGCCGCCTGCACCTCGGGCGCGTTGATGTCGTCGGCCCTGACGACCACCTCGGCCGGCTCGGAACCGCCGGGGAAGGCCTCGTTGACCCGGTTGTACGTCTGCACGATGGGCAGCGAGTCGCCGAACTCCTGGTCCAGCGTGAGGTTCTGCGTCTTCATGCCCACCGCGGGAGCGGCGATCGCCAGCAGCGCGCCGGCCGCCACGACGACGGAGACGACGGGCCTGGCGAGGACGCTTTTCAGTACGGCGGTCCAGAAGCGGCTCTCCCCGTTGCCGTCCCGCTTCCGCCTGCGCAGGAACGGGATGCGGCCCTTCTCCACCCGCTCGCCCAGCAGCGACAGCAACGCCGGCAACACGGTCACCGAACCGACCATGGCGACGGCGACGACCATGAGGGAGGCCAGACCCATCGCCTCGAACTCGGCGATCCCGGTGAACAGCATGCCCGCCATCGCCACGCACACCGTGACACCGGAGACGACGATCGCGCGGCCACTGGTCGCGGCGGCGACCCGCAGCGCGGTCTGCGCGTCCCGGCCGGCCTCGCGCTCCTCGCGCTCACGGCGCAGATAGAACAGGCAGTAGTCGACGCCGACGGCCAGACCGACCAGCAGCATCACGGAGTTGGCGGTGTCGCTCATCGGCATCACATGGCTGACGACACCCATCAGGCCCATCGTCGCCATGATCGCGGTGAGCGCCAGCGCCACCGGCAGCAGCGCCGCCACCACCGCCCCGAACGCGATGAGCAGAATGCCGAGCGCGACCGGCACGGCCGAGTACTCGGCCTTGCGGAAGTCGTCGCCGAAGGCGTCGTCGAACGTCTTCATCATGCTGGCGCCGCCGATCTCCTCGATCCGCAGCGTCTCGTGCTCCCGCTGGACCTTCTCGACGGCCTTCAGCACGGGCTCGACCCGCTCGCCGGCCGTGTCCCACTGCCCGCGCATGTCGAACTGCACCAGCGCGCTGCGCCCGTCGCGGGAGATCGTCTTGGTGTCGTACGGCGTGGTGACGTTCGTGACCTCACCGGTCGCGTCGACCGCCCGGACGACCTCGGCGACGGCGGCCCGGAACGCGGGGTCGGTGGCCCTCGGGCCGCCGTCCCTCGACTGGATCAGGACCGTCTCGCCGGCCGGTTCCTCGATGCCGGCGTCCTCGATGATCTTCGCGGCGGTGTGTGTCTCCCCCTTGAGCTGGTCGCTGTCCTTGACGTCGACCCGGCCCGCCGCCGAACCGAGCCCCATCGCCAGGGCGACGAACAGCACCCAGATCCCCACGGCCGCCCATCGGTGCCGGGCGCTCCAGCCGCCGGCCCGGGCGGCGAGTCCCCGCACGCGTATGTCTCCGTTCCCCATGACGGGCTGCCCCCTCGTGAGCGATGACGACCCCCTGCCGCCACCTTCCGTCTCGAAGGTAGGCGCGGAATAAAGGCACGTCGTCGTGCTGCCCGGTGAAGCGCCGGCGTCCCGGGTCATCCCGACGGTCACCCCGCCCTCACCACTGGGGAGGACAGTGGCCCCTTACATCTATCAGCGGATGTCCGGGCCCATGATCAGGGAACCGCTCGCGGAGAGGCGTGTGCCGGCCCATGATTACGAAACCTTGTTGAACAAGTCACAGCTGCGTGTAGCGGTTGATCCCGGGCCGGTCATCGGCCAGAGTTTCGCGCAGCCCCCCGCAGGACCGGTCGTCGTGCCCGCCCCCACGGGGCACGACGACCGCCTGGGCCCGACCCGAACGGCAGGCCCTAGGGTGGACGGATGACGACGTACGCGGCGCTGCTGCGCGGAATCAACGTGGGCGGCAGCAAGAAGGTTCCGATGGCCGACCTGCGCGCCCTCATGGAAGGCCTCGGACACACCTCCGTGCGCACCTACCTGCAGAGCGGTCAGGCCGTGTTCACGAGCGGGCACGGCGACGAGGAGTCGCTGGCCGCCGGGCTCACGCAGGCGATCGGGCAACGGTTCGGCTTCGACGTGGACGTCATCGTGCGCGACCACGCCTACCTGAAGGCGGTCGCCGACGACTGCCCGTTCCCGGCCGCCGAACTGGAGGCCAAGCAGCTCCACGCCACGTACTTCTCCGCGCCGGTCGAGGCGGAGCGGTTCGCCGAGGTCGACCGAACGGCCTTTCTGCCCGAGGAGTTCCGGCTCGGCGACCGCGTCCTGTACCTGTACGCACCCGACGGCCTGGGCCGCTCCAAGCTCGCCGAGTACCTGGCCCGGCCGCGGCTGACCAAGGGCCTGATCGCCACCACCAGGAACTGGAACACCGTCGTCAAACTCGCGGACCTCACCGGGCCGACGCCGGCGTGACCCTCCGCGGGCCCGGGTGAGGCGGGCGGAGAGGACGACGCGGGCGGCGCGAGCCGGGATCGGCGGCCGGCCGCGGCGCGACGTCCAGCTTCGCACTCGAGCGGCCCCGCGCCGGAGGACTGCGCCACGGCTGACGGCGTGTGCCGGCTCAGGCCCCCAGAGCCGTCAGCGCCGGCACCCGCGCCCCGTCGTACCGCTCCAGCAGCACCCGGGCCACCTCCGGCGCCGGACCCAGCACGTCGGCCAGGACGTCCGCGTCGGCCGCGCCCCGCGCGATGCGGTCCGGCAGGAAGCCGGGGGCCAGGACGTACGGGGCGACGGCGACGCGCGCGCAGCCGAGGGCGCGCAGTTCACGGACCGCGTCCTCGGTGCGGGGCAGGGACGCGGAGGCGAACGCAGGCCGCACGGCGCACCAACCGGTGTGCCGCCACTCCCGCGCGATTTCTGCGATCACTGCGATCGCCTCCGGGTCGCTGGACCCCGCCGAGGCCAGCACGACCCCGGTCGAGGACTTGTCGGCGGGCGTCAGCCCCGCCTCGAACAGCCGCCTTTCCAGCGCGTCCAGCAGCAGCGGCGAGGGGCCGAGCACCTCCGCCTGACGGATCCGCAGCCGCCGCGGCGCCTGACGCAGCACCGCCGGGATGTCGGCCTTCGCGTGGAACGCGCGGGTCAGCAGCAGCGGAAGCGCTACGACGTCCCTCACGCCCTCCGCCGCCAGGGACTCCAGCACGCCCTGCACGGAGGGGACGTTGAAGTCCAGGAATCCGGTGTCGACCCGCAGGCCGGGCCGCAGCGACCGGACCCGCCGCACCAGGGCGTGCACGGTCGCGGCGTGCCGCGGGTCGCGGCTGCCATGGGCGATGACGACGAGGACCGGTTCGTGGCGCATGGGGATCAGCTCTTCACCAGCAGGCCGCGGCTGCGCAGCACCCGCCGTTCCAGGGGACTGAAGATCAGCAGGTCGATGGCGATACCGACGACCAGGATGAGCAGGATGGCGAGGAACACCATGGACATGGAGCTGGTGTTGCGGCCGTTCTCCAGCAACTGGCCGAGCCCCACGCCCAGGTCGGGGGAGGAGGCGATGATCTCGGCGGCCATCAGCGACCGCCACGAGAACGCCCAGCCCTGCTTCAGACCGGCCAGGTAGCCGGGCAGCGCGGCCGGCATCACGATGTGCCAGCTGCCCTTCAGGCCGGTCGCGCCCAGCGTGCGGCCCGCCCGCAGGAACAGCGGCGGCACCTGGTCCACGCCCGAGACCAGGCCGTTGGCGATGGAGGGGACGGCGCCGAGCAGGATCACCGCGTACATCATCTGGTTGTTCAGCCCCAGCCAGATGACGGCGGGCGGCACCCAGGCCACCGACGGCAGTGACTGCAGGCCGGACAGGATCGGCCCGATCGCGGCCCGCACGAACCGGACCCGGGCCACCAGCAGCCCCAGCGGGGTGCCGAGGGCCAGCGCCATCAGAAAGCCCAGCAGGCCGCGCGAGACGCTGGTCCAGATGTAGTCGAGCAACGTGCCCTGCAGCCAGGCCGTGCGGACCTCGCCCCACACGTCGGCGGGGGAGGGCAGCTTGCCCGGGTCGTCGACGACGCCGAAGGTGATCAGCGCCTGCCACACCGCCAGCACCAGCACGACGGCGGTGAGCGGCGGCACGATCTTCTGCGTGAACGTGGTGCGCAGCGGCGTACGGCCGGTGTGCACCGTGTCCAGGGCGTCCAGGCCCGCTTCGAGCCCGGCCAGATCGTTGCCGTCCTTGCTGTCCTTGCCGTCCTTGCCGTCCTTGCCTTCCGTGACGCTGTTGACGTCCTTGACGGCGGGCGTGTCAGTGCTGGCCATGGCGGCGGATCTCCCCACGCAGTTCTTCGGTGATCTCACGGGACAGTTCCGCGACAGCGGCGTCCTCGATGCGGCGCGGCTGCGGGATGTCGACCGTCCACTGGCGCGCGATCCGTCCCGGACGCGACGACAGCAGCACGACGCGCTGCGCGAGCCGCGCCGCCTCGCGCACGTTGTGCGTCACGAACAGCACGGACAGCCGGGTCTCGTTCCAGATCCGGGTGAGCTCGTCGTGCAGCACGTCGCGGGTGATCGCGTCGAGCGCCGCGAACGGCTCGTCCATCAGCAGCAGCTTGCTGTCCTGCGCGAGCGCGCGGGCCATCGCGACGCGCTGGCGCATACCGCCGGACAGCTCGTGCACCCGCTTGCCGTACGCGCCCTGGAGCCGGACCAGCTCCAGCAGTTCCTCCGTCCGGCCGCGCCGGTCGGCCCTGGGCACACCGCGCAGCCTCAGGGCGAGCTCGATGTTCTTGCCCGCGGTCAGCCACGGGAAGAGGGCGTGCTCCTGGAACATCAGCGCCGGGCGGCCCTCCGTCGTGATCACGCCGGACGACGGCTTGTCGAGCCCCGCCACCAGGTTCAGCAGCGTGGACTTGCCGCAGCCGGAGGCCCCGAGGAGGGTGACGAACTCGCCGGGCGCGACATCCAGGGAGATGTCGTCGAGGACGAGCTGTTGCCCGGCGGGGCCGGCGAAGGACTTCGAGACGTGCTCGATGCGCGCGGCGTGCTCCACCGACGTACCGGCGTCGGCGGCCTTGGCGAAGGTCGTGGCCATGGTCGTCACCTCCTGGGAACTCTTGGGGACTTACGAAGCGGCGCCGAGACCGGCGTCGCCGACGGTGGCCTCGCCCCGGGCGGCGAGGATCGTGTTGAGTGGCCCGAGGTCGTAGATGCCCTTCAGGTCGGCCCGCTCCAGCAGCCCCGCCTTCACCGCGTGCCGGGCCTGTGTGTCGAGGGTGGCCGCGAGGGGGTCGTCGGTGATCCGGATCGACTTCCACGCCGGGTCGAGGACCTCGGCCGGCAGCGGCTTGCCGGTGTCCGCCTGGAGCTGCTTGTTCGCCGACGCCTTCGCCGCACCGGGGTTGGCGTTGATCCACCGGTTGGTCTCGACCGACGCCCGCAGCACGGCCTCGACGGCCTTCGGGTGCTCCTTCAGGAAGCTCTGCGACACGATGACGTTCGTGATCACGAACTTCTTGTCCGGCCACAGGTCGGCCTCGTCGAGCAGCACCTTCGCGCCCTCGGCGACCAGCTTCGACGCGGTCGGCTCGGGCACCCAGGCACCGTCGACCGAGCCCGACTCGTAGGCGTCCGGGGTCACCTTGTTGTCGGTGCGGACCACGGAGACGTCGCCCTTGCCGCTGTCGGCGTCGACCTTCCAGCCCCGCTCGGCGATCCAGTTCAGGAACGCCACGTCCTGCGTGTTCCCGAGCTGCGGCGTCGCGATCCGCTTGCCCTTGACGTCATCGAGGGACTTGATCTTGTGGGGGTTCACCACGAGCTTCACCCCGCCCGACGCCGAACCGCCGATGATCCGCAGGTTCTCGCCGCCCGACTTGAGATAGCCGTTGATCGCCGGGGAGGGGCCGATCCAGCCGATGTCGACGGAGCCCGAGTTGAGGGCCTCGATCTCGGAGGGCCCGGCGTTGAAGGTGGCGTACTCGGCCCTCGTGGCGCCGAGCGCCTTCTGGAAGAAGCCCTGCTGCCGGCCGACCAGCGCGGTGGCGTGCGTCAGATTGCCGAAGTAACCGATCCGGACGGAGTCCAGACCGTCGGTCTTCCTCGCCCCGGCGGCGACCTGGACGGTGTCGTCGTCCTTGGCCTGGGAACCGTAGCCGCAGGAGGCGAGCGCCAGGAGCGGGAGCGCGGCCAGCGCCGCGAGGCCGCGGCGCAGGGCGATGGTGGCAGGCACGGGAGGTGTTCCTCTCGGTGGCCCGGCGGTCACGACACCTTCAGGTCGTGGCCGGGAGGTCGGCGGGTTTTCGGCGGCGCGCGCGGGGCGCGGACGTCGTTGCGCACAGC
This region of Streptomyces chromofuscus genomic DNA includes:
- a CDS encoding SDR family oxidoreductase; this encodes MSYVILVTGASSGFGALTARALADAGHTVYAGIRNTTTRNAPAVADARAYAERHGVDLRTVELDVSGQESVDAAVDTITSEEGRVDVVVHNVGHMVLGPTESFTPEQIAEIYDTNVISTQRVNRAVLPQMRERRDGLLVWVGSSSTYGGTPPCLAPYFAAKAAMDHLAKSYAVELSRFGIDTAIVVPGAFTSGTNHFAHAMHPQDTGTAEAYEALYGGLMEDVGKRLAALAPEDADVGQVARAITEIVDMPKGRRPFRTTIDPADDGSETVSDVADRVRADFYGRIGLADLLTTRVDD
- the mgt gene encoding macrolide-inactivating glycosyltransferase; its protein translation is MTHIAMFSIAAHGHVNPSLEVIRELVARGHRVTYAIPPAFADKVAETGAEVKLWNSTLPSPDDDPEAWGTTLLDNVEPFLNDAIQALPQLIAAYEGDEPDLVLHDISSYPARVLAHRWGVPAVSLSPNLVAWDGYEEEVAEPMWQEPRKTERGRAYYARFQAWLEENGIHQHPDPFAGRPARSLVLIPRALQPNADRVDETVHTFVGACQGDRAAEGDWQRPADAEKVVLVSLGSAFTKQPGFYRQCVEAFAGLPGWHLVLQIGKHVDPAELGRVPDTVEVRSWVPQLAVLKQADLFVTHAGAGGSQEGLATATPMIAVPQAADQFGNADMLQGLGVARHVPAEEATAGTLREAALALVDDPEVGRRLAELRAEMAKEGGTRRAADLIEAELAAARA
- a CDS encoding sirohydrochlorin chelatase, whose amino-acid sequence is MRHEPVLVVIAHGSRDPRHAATVHALVRRVRSLRPGLRVDTGFLDFNVPSVQGVLESLAAEGVRDVVALPLLLTRAFHAKADIPAVLRQAPRRLRIRQAEVLGPSPLLLDALERRLFEAGLTPADKSSTGVVLASAGSSDPEAIAVIAEIAREWRHTGWCAVRPAFASASLPRTEDAVRELRALGCARVAVAPYVLAPGFLPDRIARGAADADVLADVLGPAPEVARVLLERYDGARVPALTALGA
- a CDS encoding ABC transporter permease is translated as MASTDTPAVKDVNSVTEGKDGKDGKDSKDGNDLAGLEAGLDALDTVHTGRTPLRTTFTQKIVPPLTAVVLVLAVWQALITFGVVDDPGKLPSPADVWGEVRTAWLQGTLLDYIWTSVSRGLLGFLMALALGTPLGLLVARVRFVRAAIGPILSGLQSLPSVAWVPPAVIWLGLNNQMMYAVILLGAVPSIANGLVSGVDQVPPLFLRAGRTLGATGLKGSWHIVMPAALPGYLAGLKQGWAFSWRSLMAAEIIASSPDLGVGLGQLLENGRNTSSMSMVFLAILLILVVGIAIDLLIFSPLERRVLRSRGLLVKS
- a CDS encoding ABC transporter ATP-binding protein, coding for MATTFAKAADAGTSVEHAARIEHVSKSFAGPAGQQLVLDDISLDVAPGEFVTLLGASGCGKSTLLNLVAGLDKPSSGVITTEGRPALMFQEHALFPWLTAGKNIELALRLRGVPRADRRGRTEELLELVRLQGAYGKRVHELSGGMRQRVAMARALAQDSKLLLMDEPFAALDAITRDVLHDELTRIWNETRLSVLFVTHNVREAARLAQRVVLLSSRPGRIARQWTVDIPQPRRIEDAAVAELSREITEELRGEIRRHGQH
- a CDS encoding aliphatic sulfonate ABC transporter substrate-binding protein → MPATIALRRGLAALAALPLLALASCGYGSQAKDDDTVQVAAGARKTDGLDSVRIGYFGNLTHATALVGRQQGFFQKALGATRAEYATFNAGPSEIEALNSGSVDIGWIGPSPAINGYLKSGGENLRIIGGSASGGVKLVVNPHKIKSLDDVKGKRIATPQLGNTQDVAFLNWIAERGWKVDADSGKGDVSVVRTDNKVTPDAYESGSVDGAWVPEPTASKLVAEGAKVLLDEADLWPDKKFVITNVIVSQSFLKEHPKAVEAVLRASVETNRWINANPGAAKASANKQLQADTGKPLPAEVLDPAWKSIRITDDPLAATLDTQARHAVKAGLLERADLKGIYDLGPLNTILAARGEATVGDAGLGAAS
- a CDS encoding DUF1697 domain-containing protein, giving the protein MTTYAALLRGINVGGSKKVPMADLRALMEGLGHTSVRTYLQSGQAVFTSGHGDEESLAAGLTQAIGQRFGFDVDVIVRDHAYLKAVADDCPFPAAELEAKQLHATYFSAPVEAERFAEVDRTAFLPEEFRLGDRVLYLYAPDGLGRSKLAEYLARPRLTKGLIATTRNWNTVVKLADLTGPTPA
- a CDS encoding MMPL family transporter is translated as MGNGDIRVRGLAARAGGWSARHRWAAVGIWVLFVALAMGLGSAAGRVDVKDSDQLKGETHTAAKIIEDAGIEEPAGETVLIQSRDGGPRATDPAFRAAVAEVVRAVDATGEVTNVTTPYDTKTISRDGRSALVQFDMRGQWDTAGERVEPVLKAVEKVQREHETLRIEEIGGASMMKTFDDAFGDDFRKAEYSAVPVALGILLIAFGAVVAALLPVALALTAIMATMGLMGVVSHVMPMSDTANSVMLLVGLAVGVDYCLFYLRREREEREAGRDAQTALRVAAATSGRAIVVSGVTVCVAMAGMLFTGIAEFEAMGLASLMVVAVAMVGSVTVLPALLSLLGERVEKGRIPFLRRRKRDGNGESRFWTAVLKSVLARPVVSVVVAAGALLAIAAPAVGMKTQNLTLDQEFGDSLPIVQTYNRVNEAFPGGSEPAEVVVRADDINAPEVQAALADFRERAVSSGASRGPVDIRLDDAKNVAFVYVPLVGGSDLDEAGASLDKLRDEVRPATLGKVDGVEAPITGQVAGSKDFNDQLVGSVAPVFAFVVVFAFLLMLLSFRSLTVAITSIVLNLLSVGAAYGILVAVFQHGWGASLVGAEGVGAIVSWLPLFLFVILFGLSMDYHVFVVSRIREARLRGRTTKDAITHGVVTTAGVVTSAAVIMVAVFAIFGTLSMQSMKQMGVGLAAAVLIDATVIRGVLLPAVMALLGERNWYLPKWLNRLPDLTHDEAADAVTGTSRTPVVEEGERVRV
- a CDS encoding phosphotransferase enzyme family protein; the protein is MDEARARDVLDAAGVLPGPARDARLLALGENAVFAAGDLVVKVGRDAELLDRARRELAVALWLADAGVPAVRAAGDTALLVEGHPVTVWHRLADSVRPAEPRDLAELLRVVHALPAPSFPLPARDLLGGVERWLRLAGDAIDPADAAYLRERRDAFAVTAAALTPHLPPGPIHGDALPRNVHVGPDGPVLVDLETFSADLREHDLVVMALSRDRYGLPAEAYDAFTEAYGWDVRSWEGGAVLRGARETASCAWVAQHAPSNPKALAEFERRVASLRDGDETVRWYPF